Proteins from a genomic interval of Arachis hypogaea cultivar Tifrunner chromosome 10, arahy.Tifrunner.gnm2.J5K5, whole genome shotgun sequence:
- the LOC112715252 gene encoding small ribosomal subunit protein uS13c-like — protein MRCRSRTHHLLYQRQALRIFQRSLQQRKKKNNSSMAQTLAMPIAPSLALISNPRPLSRAVYFPVLNPPKERELSIECARVGGVEIPNNKKIEFSLQYIHGIGRSRARKILCDISMDNKVTKDLSEEDLITLRDEVSKYVIEGDLVRVFL, from the exons ATGCGTTGCCGAAGTCGCACTCATCATCTTCTCTACCAAAGGCAAGCTCTTCGAATATTCCAGCGATCCCTG CagcagagaaagaagaagaacaactcgAGCATGGCACAAACGCTAGCGATGCCTATAGCTCCCTCTCTCGCCCTAATCTCAAACCCTAGACCTCTTTCCAGAGCCGTCTATTTCCCTGTTCTCAACCCTCCCAAG GAGAGAGAGTTAAGCATAGAGTGCGCTCGAGTTGGCGGAGTGGAGATTCCGAACAACAAGAAAATTGAGTTCTCGCTACAGTACATCCATGGAATCGGAAGGAGCAGAGCTCGCAAGATTCTCTGCGATATAAGCATGGACAACAAGGTCACTAAGGATCTCAGCGAAGAGGATCTCATCACTCTTAGAGATGAAGTCTCCAAATACGTCATTGAAGGCGATTTGGTTAGAGTATTTTTATAG